The following DNA comes from Phytohabitans rumicis.
CGGCGTGCCGGCATCGCTGGCCCCGGAATGGTTCTTCAACTGGTTCGCGTTCGGCCGTGGCTGGGCCGGCGCGATCGGGCCGTACAACGAGCACTACGTGCTGGACCTGGGCTTCGTCTATCTGGCTCTGGGCGCGGTGCTGCTTTGGGCGACGTTCCGGCTGGGCCGCGACCTGTGCATTGCGGCGCTGGTCGGCAGCCTCGTGGCCAACCTGCCGCACCTGCTCTTCCACCTCGCCAACACGCAGGCACTGGGCACCGTGGACAACGTGTTGCAGGACGGCCTGCTCGGTTCTACCGTCGTGTACGGATTGGCCATGCTGTTGATGGTCTGGACTCGACCGGAGACGACCGAGGTGCCGACCGCGACCGTCCTGCGCCGCCCGGCGGAGCCGGCCCGGCCGTCCGTACGCGTGGGTGGAGAAGACCGGTGACCTGGGAGCAGCTCGGTGGGGGTCGCACGACCGTCCAGACATCCGTCGGGCCGGTGGCATACCGCGAGTCCGGCGAGGGCAGGCCGGTCCTGTTCCTGCACGGGCTGCTCACCGATGGGCACTACTGGGACCGGGTGACCCCCTCGGTCCGGGACGCGCGGGTGATCGTGCCCGACATGCCGTTCGGATCGCATCGGTCGGCCATGCACCCGGCCGCGGACCTGACCCCGCCGGGTCTGGCCGCGCTCGTGGTGGAGCTGATCGACCGCCTAGAGCTGGAGCGGGTCACCCTGGTCGCCGGCGACTTCGGTGGCGCGGTCGCGCAGTTGGTGGCGACCACCCACGGCGACCGGCTGGACGCCCTGGTGCTGCACTCCTGCGACGCCTTCGACCACTTCTTCCCGCCGACGTTCTGGTACCTGCAGGCGTTCGGCTACCTGCCTCCCGGAGTGCTGTGGCTGGCCGGGCAGGGGCAGAAGCTGCCCGGCGCGCACAAGCAGCCGCTGGTGTTCGGCCGGGTGCAGAAGCGGCCGGTGCCCGCGGAGCTGGCGCGGTACTGGAGGCAGCCGTTCCTCACCGATCGCGCCGTACGCCGTGACGTGGTCAAGGTGCTGCGCGGGGTGGACCGGCGGCACACCAACGCGGCGGCGAAGCGCCTGCCCGCCTTCGACCGCCCGGTGCGCCTGGTCTGGGGCGACACCGGGCGGGTCTTTCCCATCGCGGACGGTCGCAAGCTGGCCGCGATGATCCCGACCGCGACACTGACCGTCGTGCCGGACAGCTATGCCCACGTGGCGATCGACGCGCCGGACGTCATGGCGTCCGAGATCAACGACATGCTGTCGGCCCGTCCGGGCGCCTGAGCGGCTGCCATCGAGACTCCTTGACGGCCCTTTGGGTGTCACTATAATTAATCACTAGAGGAAGTCATTAGATGGGGACGTGATCGGGCGCCCCGGCGACGCAAAGGAGAAGCCGTTGCGGTCGTACAGTTCCTACGTTGGGGGCGAGGACGTCCCGGGGAGCGAGTGGGTCTACTGCCTGCGAGCCTCCGCGCTACTGGCGGACGTACTGCCCGGCCTGGCGCTCAAGCGGGATCTGGAAAAGGGCAGGCGGCACGACGGCGACAGCCACGAGATCGTGGAGGCCCGCTGCGCCATCGCCGACGACGAGGTGTCCCAGCGCGCGCTGGAGGCGGCGCGGGCGGCCGCGCCCGTGTGGGGAGCGACCCCGCTGGACGTCCGGTTCCGAGTCATCGAACGGTTCCACGAGGAGTTGTGGCGGCGCCGGGAGGAGTTCGTCTCCGTCATCGTCGCCGAGGGGCACCCGCGCACGCTCGCCGAGTGGGAGGTCGCCTCGCTGCTGCGGTGCAGCGATGGGCCCACCACCGCCTGGTGCCGGCAGCAGATGGGCTGGGACTTCGTCGAGGGCGACCGGCAGCTCCGGCTGGTGCGCAAGCCCGACGGTGTGGTCGTGCTGAGCCCGCCGCTGAACGCCGCGGCGATCAGTTCGCTGTCCGGCGTGGCCGTGCTGGCCGCCGGCAACGCGCTGGTCGTGAAGGCGCCCCGCAGCTCGCCGTACGGGGTGATGTGGGCGCTGCGCGAACTGCTCGTCCCGGTGCTGGACGAGGTGGGCGCGCCGCCCGGGGTGCTCAACGTCCTCTGTGGACACCCCACGCAAATGATCGACCAGTGGATGGAGAGCCCGCTCGTCGACGACATCATGTTCTTCGGCAGCAGCGAGGTGGGCATCCCGCTCGGCGTGGAGGCGGTCCGCCGGGGCAAGAAGCCGATCCTGGAGCTGGCCGGCAACGACGGCTGCGTGGTGTGGCGCGACGCCGACATCGACAGCGCCGCCGAGGCGCTCACCGAGTGCTTCTTCGGGTCGGGCCAGATCTGCATGGTGCCCAACTACGTGGTTGCCCACCCGGCGATCGCCGACGCCCTGATCGATCGGCTGGTGAGCCTCGCCGGCAAGGTGCGTCCCGGCTACCCAGAGGACCCAGAGGTCCTGCTCTCGCCCGTCTACAAGACCGAGAAGTACTTCGCCTACCTGAGCGAGGCCATGGAGATGGGCGCCGAGCTGCTCACCGGCGGCCGTCGCCTGGAGGTGGACGGCGAGCCGTCCGAGACCGGGATCTTCATCGAGCCGACCGTGCTGCGGGTGAACGGGCTGGCCCGCGCGCGGGAGATGTCGGCGGTGGCCAAGGAGACGTTCTTCCCGTTGCTGCCGGTGGTGGTCGCCGAGGACGTGCCGGACGACCAGTTGCTCGGCGACGTGATCGGCTTCGTGAACGCCAACCCGTACGGCCTGCGGAACTCGCTGTGGGCGCAGAGCCCCGACGTGATCGAACAGTTCGTCACCCGGGTCACCAACGGCGGGATCTTGAAGGTCAACGACTCGCACGTGGCCCTGCCGCCGTACCTCGCGCCCAACGGCGGGGGCGGGCTCACCGGCGGGCCGTTCGGCGAACTGAACTATCCGATGCTGCGCACCTCGCACCTGCAGGGCATCAGCATCGGCACCGGCATCCAGCCCCGGCGCGCGGTCGTCGAGGCGTACGCGGCAAGGGAGGCAACCCGATGAGCTTCCTGGGACCGGAGCGGGAGACGCTGGAGCGGCTCCTGCCCGGGCTGGACAAGCAGCTGGCGGAGGTGCCGCTGCTCGAGCTGGAGACCCGCGAAGGCCCCGGCATCGAGATGTTTCGCAAGGCGGGCGGGCCCGGGTTGGTCATCCCGACCGCGTACAACGGTGTCGGAGCGACGGCGGTGGAGGCCGTGCGGGCGACGCGTGCGCTGGCCACCCGCTCGCCGTCGGTGGCGATAGCCACCACCATGCACCAGTTCTCGGTGGCCAGCCTGGTCGCGCTGGCCAAGGCGAGCAGCAGTTTCGAGTGGATGCTGCTGGACGGGGTGGCCGTGGACGGCCGGCTCGTGGCGTCCGGCTTCGCCGAAGGGCGGGCCGGGCAGGGCATCCTGTCGCCGACGCTCACCGCCCGCCGGGACGGCGACGTGCTGCGGCTCAGCGGCGCCAAGCGCCCGTGCAGCCTGAGCCGCTCCATGGACCTGCTGACGGCCAGCGTGGCGATCCCCGAGCCGGACGGCAGCGTCAAGCTGGGCGTCGCGATGATCCCGGCGCAGTCCGAGGGCATCCGGATCGAGCCGTTCTGGTCCTCGTGGGTGCTGGCCGGCGCCCAGTCGGACGCGGTCATCCTCGACGACGTCGAGGTGCACCCGGACCTCATCGTCGACCTCGGCACCGGCCTCGACGGCGAGTTGGACGACCTGCAGACGATTGGCTTCGTCTGGTTCGAGCTGCTCGTCACCGCCTGCTACCTGGGCATCGCCGCGGGGCTGGTGGAGCGGGTGCTGCTGGCCGGCCGGGGATCCGTCGAGGACCGGGCGCGGCTGGCCACCACGATCGAGGGCGCCTCGCTCATGCTGGACGGCGCCGCCAGCAACCTCGACGCTGGCGACGGCAGCAACGACGGGCTGGGCCGGTCGCTGGTCGTCCGGTTCGCCGTCGCCGAGATGGTCGGTACGGCCGTCCGCGGCGCGGTCGAAGCGCTCGGCGGGATGGCCTTCGTCTCCTCGTCGGAGGTCGCGTACCTGGCCGCGGCCACGCACGCCATCGCGTTCCACCCGCCGTCGCGGCACAGCGTCGCCGGCGCGATGGTCGAGTGGTTCGGTGGCCGGCCGCTCGTGATGAGCTGAACGGAGGCCGGTGATGACAACCATCGACGAGAAGGCGCCGCCCGTCGCCGACCTCTACCGGCGATACCTGTCGCGGGGCAGGGCCCGGCTGGCCGACATCACCGGCGGGCACGTCGAAGTGGCGTCGTCCGGCGCCTGGGTCACGCTGGCGGACGGTACGCGGCTGCTCAACGCCGGCGGGTACGGCGTCTTCATCCACGGCGCCCGGCACCCGGCCGTCGAGGCCGCGGTGATCGAGCAGATCCGCACCCACCCGCTCGCCACCCGGATGATGCTGGAGCCGCAGGCGGCCCGCGCCGCGCAGGCCCTCGTCGAGGCGGCTCCGGCGGGGCTCGCGCGGGCGTACTTCGCGAATTCGGGTGCGGAGGCCGTCGAGGCCGCCATCAAGATGGCCCGCACCCGTGGCAAGACGCGACTGGTGTCCACAGTGGGCGGATACCACGGCAAGACCATGGGCGCGCTGTCGGTGACCGCCAAGGACCTGTACCAGCAACCGTTCCGGCCGTTGCTGCCGCAGGTCTCGCACGTGCCGTACGGGGACGCGGGCGCGCTGGAGGAGGAGCTGCGGAACGGCCCCGAGGCGTGCGTGATCGTCGAACCCGTGCAGGGCGAGGGCGGCGTGGTGATCCCGCCACCGGGCTACCTGACCGACGTGGCCCGGCTGTGCCGCGAATTCGGCGCCCTCTTCGTGCTCGACGAGGTGCAGACCGGACTCGGCCGGCTCGGCACGTGGTGGGGCGCGGACCGGGACGGCGTGACCCCGGACGTGCTGCTGGTGGGCAAGAGCCTGTCCGGCGGCGTGGTGCCGGTCGCCGCCGCGGTGGCCACCGTCGAGGCGTTCGCCGCGTTCGACCGCGACCCGTACCTGCACACGTCGACGTTCTCGGCGGCGCCCATCGCGATGGCGGCGGCCCGCGCGGCCATCGAGGCGATCCAAGCGGACGGGCTGGTCGAGCGCTCCGCCTCGATCGGCGCGGAACTGCTGCGGAAGCTGCGCGAGTCGGCCGCGCTGCACTGCCCGCACCTGGTGCGGGAGGTGCGCGGCGCCGGGCTACTGATCGGCGTCGAGTTCCACCAGCCCGGCCTGTCCGGCGAGATGCTCGGCGAACTGCTCGAACGCCATGTCGTGGCCAACCACTCGCTCAACGCCCACACCGTACTGCGACTCACCCCGCCGGCGGTCATGCGGGCCGACGAGGTCGACCACCTGGTCGACGCGTGCGACGGCGCGCTGCGCGCGCTGGGTGACCGCTACCCCAACCGAGCGGAGGACCGCTGAGATGCGTCACGTCGAGATTTCCGCGTTCATCCCGGGCGCGAACCCAACAGAGGTGTTCGACACGCTCAGCGACTTCGCCCGCTACCCGGAACTGGTCGAGATCGTCCGGGCGGTCACGGTGACCCCGGCGGTGGGCGACGGGCCGGTGCTCAGCACGTGGGAGGTGCTCTTCCGCAACGGCATCCTGCGCTGGACCGAGGAGGACTGGCTGCACCGCGACCGGCTGACGATCGACTTCGTGCAGACCGAGGGCGACTTCGAGGAGCTGACCGGCGGCTGGGTGGTGACCCAGCAGCCGGACGGCGTGGGCGTGGTCTTCTACAACGACTTCGACTTCGGCATCCCGAGCCTGGCCACCATCATCGACCCGGTCGCCGAACGGGTGCTCACCGAGACGATCCAGCTCATCCTGGGCCGGCTGTTCGAGGGTGCGACGTTCCCGCCGGCGCGGGTCGCCACCCCCGCCGGCCACGCCGAGGGCTGATCGCGATGCTCGCCGTCGTCGCCCACCTCGTGGTCCAGCGTCCCTGGCGGGTGATCGTCGGGGCGATGCTCTTCTGCGTCGTGGCCGCGGTGCCGGCCGCGACGGTGCTGCCGACCCTCGGCACGGCCGGATTCTTCGCCCCCGGCGACGAGTCCGCGCAGGCGGACCGGGCGCTGGAGGAGCGCTTCCCGGCCGGGCCGCCCAACCTGGTGCTGCTGGTTACGACGCCGGCCGGGGTGCAGGACGCCGCGGCGGTCCGGGCCGGCGAGGCGCTCACCGCCCGGCTGTCCGGCACGCCGGGCGTCGGCCCCGCCACGTCGTACTGGACCGCGGGGCGGCCCGACGCGCTGCGCTCCGCGGACGGTCGCGAGGCGCTGGTGCTGGCCCGGCTGCTCGGCGACGGGGACGACATCAAGGCGACGATGCGGCAGATCCACCCGCTCTTCTCCGGCGACCAGGACGGCCTGCGCGTGCAGGTCGGCGGGCAGCCGGCCGCCGAGCGGGAGATCCAGAAGCTCAGCCGCGACGACCTGACCCGGGCCGAGCTGCTTGCCGCGCCGCTGCTGATCGTCCTGCTGGTGCTCGTCTTCGGCAGCGTGATCGCCTCGCTGCTGCCTGGGCTGATCGGGCTGCTCGCGGTGTTCGGCACGTTCGCCGCGCTGCGGCTGTGCTCGGCGTTCACCGATGTCTCGATCTTCTCGCTGAACCTGGCGACGGCGCTGAGCCTGGGCCTCGCCATCGACTACAGCCTGTTCATCCTGGCCCGGTACCGCGAGGAGCTGGGCGCGGGACGGGACCGCCCGGAGGCGCTGGAGACGGCGGTCCGTACGGCCGGCCGCACGGTGCTCTTCTCGGCGGTCACCGTCGCGGTCAGCCTGGCCGGGATGGCCCTGTTCCCGCTGTACTACCTGCGCTCCTTCGCGTACGCGGGGATCGCCGTGGTGCTGGTGTCGGGGCTGGCGGCGGTCGTGGTGCTGCCGGCGGTGCTCGCCGTCCTCGGTCCCCGGGTCGACCGGTTCGACCTGCGCTTCTGGCGGCGTGGTGCGCCGAGCCCGGAGCGCGGGGCCTGGCGGCGCATCGCCGAGTTCGTGATGCGCCGGCCGGTGACCATCGCGGTGGTCGCCGTCGTTTTCCTGCTGGCGCTGGGCGTGCCGTTCCTGCGTGCCAGCTTCCAGCTCCCCGACGACCGGATGCTGCCGGCGAGCAGCGAGGCGCACCGGGTCGCCGAGGCGGTCCGGTCCGACTTCCCGTCGCCGGCCCTGGACGCCCTCTACGTGACGGCCGAGGGCCTGCCGCCGGGCGCGGAGGCGGCCACGGCCGCGCTCGGCGGGTACGCCACGGCGCTGTCCCGGCTGCCGGACGTCGCCTCGGTCACCACCGCCGCGGGCGTGTACGCGGGTGGCGCGCGGGTCGCCGACGCGCCGGCCGCCGCACGCTTCGTCGCCCCGGACGCC
Coding sequences within:
- a CDS encoding alpha/beta fold hydrolase: MTWEQLGGGRTTVQTSVGPVAYRESGEGRPVLFLHGLLTDGHYWDRVTPSVRDARVIVPDMPFGSHRSAMHPAADLTPPGLAALVVELIDRLELERVTLVAGDFGGAVAQLVATTHGDRLDALVLHSCDAFDHFFPPTFWYLQAFGYLPPGVLWLAGQGQKLPGAHKQPLVFGRVQKRPVPAELARYWRQPFLTDRAVRRDVVKVLRGVDRRHTNAAAKRLPAFDRPVRLVWGDTGRVFPIADGRKLAAMIPTATLTVVPDSYAHVAIDAPDVMASEINDMLSARPGA
- a CDS encoding aldehyde dehydrogenase family protein, with protein sequence MRSYSSYVGGEDVPGSEWVYCLRASALLADVLPGLALKRDLEKGRRHDGDSHEIVEARCAIADDEVSQRALEAARAAAPVWGATPLDVRFRVIERFHEELWRRREEFVSVIVAEGHPRTLAEWEVASLLRCSDGPTTAWCRQQMGWDFVEGDRQLRLVRKPDGVVVLSPPLNAAAISSLSGVAVLAAGNALVVKAPRSSPYGVMWALRELLVPVLDEVGAPPGVLNVLCGHPTQMIDQWMESPLVDDIMFFGSSEVGIPLGVEAVRRGKKPILELAGNDGCVVWRDADIDSAAEALTECFFGSGQICMVPNYVVAHPAIADALIDRLVSLAGKVRPGYPEDPEVLLSPVYKTEKYFAYLSEAMEMGAELLTGGRRLEVDGEPSETGIFIEPTVLRVNGLARAREMSAVAKETFFPLLPVVVAEDVPDDQLLGDVIGFVNANPYGLRNSLWAQSPDVIEQFVTRVTNGGILKVNDSHVALPPYLAPNGGGGLTGGPFGELNYPMLRTSHLQGISIGTGIQPRRAVVEAYAAREATR
- a CDS encoding MMPL family transporter produces the protein MLAVVAHLVVQRPWRVIVGAMLFCVVAAVPAATVLPTLGTAGFFAPGDESAQADRALEERFPAGPPNLVLLVTTPAGVQDAAAVRAGEALTARLSGTPGVGPATSYWTAGRPDALRSADGREALVLARLLGDGDDIKATMRQIHPLFSGDQDGLRVQVGGQPAAEREIQKLSRDDLTRAELLAAPLLIVLLVLVFGSVIASLLPGLIGLLAVFGTFAALRLCSAFTDVSIFSLNLATALSLGLAIDYSLFILARYREELGAGRDRPEALETAVRTAGRTVLFSAVTVAVSLAGMALFPLYYLRSFAYAGIAVVLVSGLAAVVVLPAVLAVLGPRVDRFDLRFWRRGAPSPERGAWRRIAEFVMRRPVTIAVVAVVFLLALGVPFLRASFQLPDDRMLPASSEAHRVAEAVRSDFPSPALDALYVTAEGLPPGAEAATAALGGYATALSRLPDVASVTTAAGVYAGGARVADAPAAARFVAPDAQAGWVSVVPTVDQYSAEAERLVRAVRAVPAPFTVQVGGNSAHLVDTRATLGEALPWVLGVMIGAMLVLLFLFTGSVLIPIKAVLCNLLSLTATFGALVWVFSDGHFAGLLGGFQVTGQLEIFTPILMLCIAFGLSMDYEVFLVSRIQEAHQSGLPNDKAIADGLQRTGRLVTSAAALLIVVLLANVTSQLTILKMLGLGLGIAILVDATVVRAFLVPAVMRLAGSANWWAPRPLRRFHERFGLREAPPPALATARVPLGQPQEVSR
- a CDS encoding acyl-CoA dehydrogenase family protein translates to MSFLGPERETLERLLPGLDKQLAEVPLLELETREGPGIEMFRKAGGPGLVIPTAYNGVGATAVEAVRATRALATRSPSVAIATTMHQFSVASLVALAKASSSFEWMLLDGVAVDGRLVASGFAEGRAGQGILSPTLTARRDGDVLRLSGAKRPCSLSRSMDLLTASVAIPEPDGSVKLGVAMIPAQSEGIRIEPFWSSWVLAGAQSDAVILDDVEVHPDLIVDLGTGLDGELDDLQTIGFVWFELLVTACYLGIAAGLVERVLLAGRGSVEDRARLATTIEGASLMLDGAASNLDAGDGSNDGLGRSLVVRFAVAEMVGTAVRGAVEALGGMAFVSSSEVAYLAAATHAIAFHPPSRHSVAGAMVEWFGGRPLVMS
- a CDS encoding aspartate aminotransferase family protein, with translation MTTIDEKAPPVADLYRRYLSRGRARLADITGGHVEVASSGAWVTLADGTRLLNAGGYGVFIHGARHPAVEAAVIEQIRTHPLATRMMLEPQAARAAQALVEAAPAGLARAYFANSGAEAVEAAIKMARTRGKTRLVSTVGGYHGKTMGALSVTAKDLYQQPFRPLLPQVSHVPYGDAGALEEELRNGPEACVIVEPVQGEGGVVIPPPGYLTDVARLCREFGALFVLDEVQTGLGRLGTWWGADRDGVTPDVLLVGKSLSGGVVPVAAAVATVEAFAAFDRDPYLHTSTFSAAPIAMAAARAAIEAIQADGLVERSASIGAELLRKLRESAALHCPHLVREVRGAGLLIGVEFHQPGLSGEMLGELLERHVVANHSLNAHTVLRLTPPAVMRADEVDHLVDACDGALRALGDRYPNRAEDR
- a CDS encoding type II toxin-antitoxin system RatA family toxin, giving the protein MRHVEISAFIPGANPTEVFDTLSDFARYPELVEIVRAVTVTPAVGDGPVLSTWEVLFRNGILRWTEEDWLHRDRLTIDFVQTEGDFEELTGGWVVTQQPDGVGVVFYNDFDFGIPSLATIIDPVAERVLTETIQLILGRLFEGATFPPARVATPAGHAEG